One Peromyscus leucopus breed LL Stock chromosome 4, UCI_PerLeu_2.1, whole genome shotgun sequence genomic region harbors:
- the Fam163b gene encoding protein FAM163B — MTAGTVVITGGILATVILLCIIAVLCYCRLQYYCCKKDESEEDEEEPDFAVHSHLPPLHSNRNLVLTNGPALYPAATTSFSQKSPQARALCRSCSQYEPPTFFLQEPEDDDFEGVRNGGGRVAYKTISQEDVDLPPASFGGLQALNPNRLSAMREAFSRSRSVSTDV; from the exons ATGACAGCCGGGACTGTGGTCATCACTGGGGGCATCTTGGCAACTGTGATTCTGCTCTGTATCATCGCCGTTCTCTGCTACTGTCGGCTTCAG TATTACTGCTGCAAGAAGGACGAATccgaggaggacgaggaggagccCGACTTCGCTGTGCACTCCCACCTGCCGCCCCTGCATTCCAACCGGAACCTTGTGTTGACCAACGGGCCTGCTCTCTACCCAGCCGCCACCACCTCTTTCAGCCAGAAGTCCCCACAGGCCCGTGCTCTCTGCCGCAGCTGCTCCCAGTACGAGCCGCCCACCTTCTtcctgcaggagccagaggacGACGACTTTGAGGGCGTGCGCAACGGCGGGGGCCGCGTGGCCTACAAAACCATCAGCCAGGAGGACGTGGATCTGCCCCCAGCGAGCTTCGGGGGCCTGCAGGCGCTCAACCCCAACCGCCTCTCTGCCATGCGTGAGGCCTTTTCCCGCAGCCGCAGCGTCAGCACCGACGTGTGA